From Anomalospiza imberbis isolate Cuckoo-Finch-1a 21T00152 chromosome 6, ASM3175350v1, whole genome shotgun sequence, one genomic window encodes:
- the HIF1A gene encoding hypoxia-inducible factor 1-alpha isoform X3, producing the protein MTQSGEISSERRKEKSRDAARCRRSKESEVFYELAHQLPLPHTVSAHLDKASIMRLTISYLRMRKLLDAGELETEAKMEKELNCFYLKALDGFVMVLSEDGDMIYMSENVNKCMGLTQFELTGHSVFDFTHPCDHEELREMLTHRNGPVKKGKEQNTERSFFLRMKCTLTSRGRTVNIKSATWKVLHCTGHIRVYDTCGNQTHCGYKKPPMTCLVLICEPIPHPSNIEVPLDSKTFLSRHSLDMKFSYCDERITELMGYEPEELLGRSIYEYYHALDSDHLTKTHHDMFTKGQVTTGQYRMLAKQGGYVWVETQATVIYNTKNSQPQCIVCVNYVLSGIVQKDLIFSLGQTECMLKPVESPDMKMTKTLSKDDLDDTNSLFEKLKQEPDALTVLAPAAGDTIISLDFSSNESDEQQCDEVPLYNDVMLPSSSEKLQNINMAMSPLPASETTKPLRSNADPALNREVVSKLEPNTEPLELSFTMPQVQEQPTSPSDASTSQSSPEPSSPNDYCFDVDNDMASEFKLELVEKLFAIDTEAKNPFSTQETDLDLEMLAPYIPMDDDFQLRSFDQLSPLESSSSSSQSAATITIFQQGQTAAGSAEEAQPAERADDVKTIIGPSSPARVVPESSSAPASPYGGSRSRTASPIRAGKAAVDQVEKPSPGSPSLLTVTLNERSTALDEELNPKMLALHNAQRKRKMEHDGSLFQAVGIGSLFQQTGDRGGNASLAWKRVKGCKTNGHSGVEQKTIILLSTDIASKLLGQSMDESGLPQLTSYDCEVNAPIQGNRNLLQGEELLRALDQVN; encoded by the exons CACAGTCGGGAGA GATTAGCTCTGAGCGCAGGAAAGAGAAGTCGAGGGATGCAGCCCGGTGCCGGAGGAGCAAGGAGTCGGAAGTGTTCTATGAGCTGGCCCAccagctgcccctgccccacACGGTCAGCGCACACCTGGACAAGGCGTCCATCATGAGGCTGACCATCAGCTACCTGCGCATGAGGAAGCTGCTGGATGCTG GTGAGCTggagacagaagccaaaatGGAGAAGGAACTGAACTGTTTCTACTTGAAAGCTCTCGATGGCTTTGTCATGGTTCTGTCTGAAGATGGGGACATGATTTACATGTCTGAAAACGTGAACAAGTGTATGGGACTCACTCAG TTTGAGTTGACGGGGCACAGCGTATTCGATTTCACTCATCCATGTGACCACGAGGAGCTGAGAGAAATGCTTACACACAGAAATg GTCCTGTGAAAAAGGGCAAAGAGCAAAACACGGAGCGCAGCTTTTTTCTCAGAATGAAGTGTACACTGACTAGCAGGGGAAGAACAGTGAATATAAAGTCTGCTACATGGAAG GTGCTGCACTGCACTGGCCACATCCGTGTGTACGACACGTGTGGGAACCAGACTCACTGCGGATACAAAAAGCCTCCCATGACCTGCTTGGTGTTGATCTGTGAACCTATTCCTCACCCATCAAACATTGAGGTCCCCCTGGACAGTAAAACGTTCCTCAGTCGTCACAGTCTTGACATGAAATTTTCCTATTGTGATGAAAG AATTACAGAGTTGATGGGGTATGAGCCAGAGGAGCTCCTGGGTCGCTCAATCTATGAGTACTATCACGCACTGGATTCTGATCATCTGACCAAAACACACCACGACA TGTTCACAAAAGGGCAGGTGACAACAGGACAGTACAGAATGCTGGCCAAACAAGGTGGCTATGTCTGGGTTGAAACTCAAGCAACTGTTATATACAACACTAAGAATTCTCAGCCACAGTGCATAGTGTGTGTGAACTACGTGTTGAG TGGAATTGTTCAGAAGGActtaattttttcccttggaCAAACTGAGTGCATGCTGAAACCAGTGGAGTCTCCTGACATGAAAATGACCAAAACACTCAGTAAAGATGACCTGGATGATACCAACAGCCTATTTGAAAAACTTAAACAGGAACCAGATGCTTTAACTGTGCTAGCCCCAGCTGCTGGAGACACAATTATCTCTCTAGATTTCAGCAGTAATG agTCTGATGAACAACAATGTGATGAAGTTCCTTTGTATAACGATGTAATGCTCCCCTCATCCAGTGAGAAATTGCAGAATATAAATATGGCAATGTCCCCACTACCTGCCTCTGAAACTACAAAGCCACTTCGTAGCAATGCTGATCCTGCACTCAATAGAGAAGTTGTATCAAAGCTGGAGCCAAACACAGAGCCACTCGAACTTTCTTTTACCATGCCTCAGGTGCAAGAACAACCAACCAGCCCTTCTGATGCAAGTACCAGCCAAAGTTCACCTGAG CCCAGTAGTCCCAACGACTACTGCTTTGATGTGGATAATGATATGGCCAGTGAATTCAAACTGGAATTAGTGGAGAAACTCTTTGCCATAGATACAGAAGCAAAAAATCCATTCTCTACTCAG GAAACCGATTTGGATTTAGAGATGTTGGCTCCTTACATCCCGATGGATGACGACTTCCAGCTGCGCTCCTTCGATCAGCTGTCCCCgctggaaagcagctcctccagctctcaGAGTGCAGCCACCATCACCATATTCCAGCAGGGCCAGACAGCCGCGGGCAGTGCTGAGGAGGCGCAGCCGGCGGAGCGTGCGGACGATGTGAAGACGATAATTGGCCCTTCCTCGCCCGCGCGCGTGGTCCCCGAGTCCAGCAGTGCCCCCGCCTCGCCCTATGGTGGCAGCAGGAGTAGAACTGCCTCTCCCATCAgggcagggaaagcagcagtGGATCAGGTGGAAAAGCCTTCTCCAGGATCACCCAGCTTGCTAACAGTCACTCTGAatgaaag ATCTACTGCACTGGATGAAGAACTAAATCCAAAGATGCTAGCTTTGCATAATGCTCAGAGAAAACGAAAAATGGAACATGATGGTTCACTTTTTCAGGCAGTTGGAATT gGGTCTTTATTCCAGCAGACAGGTGACCGTGGAGGAAATGCATCACTTGCTTGGAAACGTGTAAAGGGATGCAAAACAAATGGTCACAGTGGAGTGGAGCAAAAGACAATCATTCTACTATCAACTG ACATAGCAAGTAAACTTCTAGGGCAGTCGATGGATGAGAGTGGACTCCCCCAACTCACGAGTTACGACTGCGAAGTAAACGCTCCCATACAGGGCAACAGAAACCTGCTACAGGGGGAAGAACTGCTCAGAGCTCTGGATCAAGTTAACTGA
- the HIF1A gene encoding hypoxia-inducible factor 1-alpha isoform X1, giving the protein MDSPGGVTDKKRISSERRKEKSRDAARCRRSKESEVFYELAHQLPLPHTVSAHLDKASIMRLTISYLRMRKLLDAGELETEAKMEKELNCFYLKALDGFVMVLSEDGDMIYMSENVNKCMGLTQFELTGHSVFDFTHPCDHEELREMLTHRNGPVKKGKEQNTERSFFLRMKCTLTSRGRTVNIKSATWKVLHCTGHIRVYDTCGNQTHCGYKKPPMTCLVLICEPIPHPSNIEVPLDSKTFLSRHSLDMKFSYCDERITELMGYEPEELLGRSIYEYYHALDSDHLTKTHHDMFTKGQVTTGQYRMLAKQGGYVWVETQATVIYNTKNSQPQCIVCVNYVLSGIVQKDLIFSLGQTECMLKPVESPDMKMTKTLSKDDLDDTNSLFEKLKQEPDALTVLAPAAGDTIISLDFSSNESDEQQCDEVPLYNDVMLPSSSEKLQNINMAMSPLPASETTKPLRSNADPALNREVVSKLEPNTEPLELSFTMPQVQEQPTSPSDASTSQSSPEPSSPNDYCFDVDNDMASEFKLELVEKLFAIDTEAKNPFSTQETDLDLEMLAPYIPMDDDFQLRSFDQLSPLESSSSSSQSAATITIFQQGQTAAGSAEEAQPAERADDVKTIIGPSSPARVVPESSSAPASPYGGSRSRTASPIRAGKAAVDQVEKPSPGSPSLLTVTLNERSTALDEELNPKMLALHNAQRKRKMEHDGSLFQAVGIGSLFQQTGDRGGNASLAWKRVKGCKTNGHSGVEQKTIILLSTDIASKLLGQSMDESGLPQLTSYDCEVNAPIQGNRNLLQGEELLRALDQVN; this is encoded by the exons GATTAGCTCTGAGCGCAGGAAAGAGAAGTCGAGGGATGCAGCCCGGTGCCGGAGGAGCAAGGAGTCGGAAGTGTTCTATGAGCTGGCCCAccagctgcccctgccccacACGGTCAGCGCACACCTGGACAAGGCGTCCATCATGAGGCTGACCATCAGCTACCTGCGCATGAGGAAGCTGCTGGATGCTG GTGAGCTggagacagaagccaaaatGGAGAAGGAACTGAACTGTTTCTACTTGAAAGCTCTCGATGGCTTTGTCATGGTTCTGTCTGAAGATGGGGACATGATTTACATGTCTGAAAACGTGAACAAGTGTATGGGACTCACTCAG TTTGAGTTGACGGGGCACAGCGTATTCGATTTCACTCATCCATGTGACCACGAGGAGCTGAGAGAAATGCTTACACACAGAAATg GTCCTGTGAAAAAGGGCAAAGAGCAAAACACGGAGCGCAGCTTTTTTCTCAGAATGAAGTGTACACTGACTAGCAGGGGAAGAACAGTGAATATAAAGTCTGCTACATGGAAG GTGCTGCACTGCACTGGCCACATCCGTGTGTACGACACGTGTGGGAACCAGACTCACTGCGGATACAAAAAGCCTCCCATGACCTGCTTGGTGTTGATCTGTGAACCTATTCCTCACCCATCAAACATTGAGGTCCCCCTGGACAGTAAAACGTTCCTCAGTCGTCACAGTCTTGACATGAAATTTTCCTATTGTGATGAAAG AATTACAGAGTTGATGGGGTATGAGCCAGAGGAGCTCCTGGGTCGCTCAATCTATGAGTACTATCACGCACTGGATTCTGATCATCTGACCAAAACACACCACGACA TGTTCACAAAAGGGCAGGTGACAACAGGACAGTACAGAATGCTGGCCAAACAAGGTGGCTATGTCTGGGTTGAAACTCAAGCAACTGTTATATACAACACTAAGAATTCTCAGCCACAGTGCATAGTGTGTGTGAACTACGTGTTGAG TGGAATTGTTCAGAAGGActtaattttttcccttggaCAAACTGAGTGCATGCTGAAACCAGTGGAGTCTCCTGACATGAAAATGACCAAAACACTCAGTAAAGATGACCTGGATGATACCAACAGCCTATTTGAAAAACTTAAACAGGAACCAGATGCTTTAACTGTGCTAGCCCCAGCTGCTGGAGACACAATTATCTCTCTAGATTTCAGCAGTAATG agTCTGATGAACAACAATGTGATGAAGTTCCTTTGTATAACGATGTAATGCTCCCCTCATCCAGTGAGAAATTGCAGAATATAAATATGGCAATGTCCCCACTACCTGCCTCTGAAACTACAAAGCCACTTCGTAGCAATGCTGATCCTGCACTCAATAGAGAAGTTGTATCAAAGCTGGAGCCAAACACAGAGCCACTCGAACTTTCTTTTACCATGCCTCAGGTGCAAGAACAACCAACCAGCCCTTCTGATGCAAGTACCAGCCAAAGTTCACCTGAG CCCAGTAGTCCCAACGACTACTGCTTTGATGTGGATAATGATATGGCCAGTGAATTCAAACTGGAATTAGTGGAGAAACTCTTTGCCATAGATACAGAAGCAAAAAATCCATTCTCTACTCAG GAAACCGATTTGGATTTAGAGATGTTGGCTCCTTACATCCCGATGGATGACGACTTCCAGCTGCGCTCCTTCGATCAGCTGTCCCCgctggaaagcagctcctccagctctcaGAGTGCAGCCACCATCACCATATTCCAGCAGGGCCAGACAGCCGCGGGCAGTGCTGAGGAGGCGCAGCCGGCGGAGCGTGCGGACGATGTGAAGACGATAATTGGCCCTTCCTCGCCCGCGCGCGTGGTCCCCGAGTCCAGCAGTGCCCCCGCCTCGCCCTATGGTGGCAGCAGGAGTAGAACTGCCTCTCCCATCAgggcagggaaagcagcagtGGATCAGGTGGAAAAGCCTTCTCCAGGATCACCCAGCTTGCTAACAGTCACTCTGAatgaaag ATCTACTGCACTGGATGAAGAACTAAATCCAAAGATGCTAGCTTTGCATAATGCTCAGAGAAAACGAAAAATGGAACATGATGGTTCACTTTTTCAGGCAGTTGGAATT gGGTCTTTATTCCAGCAGACAGGTGACCGTGGAGGAAATGCATCACTTGCTTGGAAACGTGTAAAGGGATGCAAAACAAATGGTCACAGTGGAGTGGAGCAAAAGACAATCATTCTACTATCAACTG ACATAGCAAGTAAACTTCTAGGGCAGTCGATGGATGAGAGTGGACTCCCCCAACTCACGAGTTACGACTGCGAAGTAAACGCTCCCATACAGGGCAACAGAAACCTGCTACAGGGGGAAGAACTGCTCAGAGCTCTGGATCAAGTTAACTGA
- the HIF1A gene encoding hypoxia-inducible factor 1-alpha isoform X2 → MRISSERRKEKSRDAARCRRSKESEVFYELAHQLPLPHTVSAHLDKASIMRLTISYLRMRKLLDAGELETEAKMEKELNCFYLKALDGFVMVLSEDGDMIYMSENVNKCMGLTQFELTGHSVFDFTHPCDHEELREMLTHRNGPVKKGKEQNTERSFFLRMKCTLTSRGRTVNIKSATWKVLHCTGHIRVYDTCGNQTHCGYKKPPMTCLVLICEPIPHPSNIEVPLDSKTFLSRHSLDMKFSYCDERITELMGYEPEELLGRSIYEYYHALDSDHLTKTHHDMFTKGQVTTGQYRMLAKQGGYVWVETQATVIYNTKNSQPQCIVCVNYVLSGIVQKDLIFSLGQTECMLKPVESPDMKMTKTLSKDDLDDTNSLFEKLKQEPDALTVLAPAAGDTIISLDFSSNESDEQQCDEVPLYNDVMLPSSSEKLQNINMAMSPLPASETTKPLRSNADPALNREVVSKLEPNTEPLELSFTMPQVQEQPTSPSDASTSQSSPEPSSPNDYCFDVDNDMASEFKLELVEKLFAIDTEAKNPFSTQETDLDLEMLAPYIPMDDDFQLRSFDQLSPLESSSSSSQSAATITIFQQGQTAAGSAEEAQPAERADDVKTIIGPSSPARVVPESSSAPASPYGGSRSRTASPIRAGKAAVDQVEKPSPGSPSLLTVTLNERSTALDEELNPKMLALHNAQRKRKMEHDGSLFQAVGIGSLFQQTGDRGGNASLAWKRVKGCKTNGHSGVEQKTIILLSTDIASKLLGQSMDESGLPQLTSYDCEVNAPIQGNRNLLQGEELLRALDQVN, encoded by the exons ATGAG GATTAGCTCTGAGCGCAGGAAAGAGAAGTCGAGGGATGCAGCCCGGTGCCGGAGGAGCAAGGAGTCGGAAGTGTTCTATGAGCTGGCCCAccagctgcccctgccccacACGGTCAGCGCACACCTGGACAAGGCGTCCATCATGAGGCTGACCATCAGCTACCTGCGCATGAGGAAGCTGCTGGATGCTG GTGAGCTggagacagaagccaaaatGGAGAAGGAACTGAACTGTTTCTACTTGAAAGCTCTCGATGGCTTTGTCATGGTTCTGTCTGAAGATGGGGACATGATTTACATGTCTGAAAACGTGAACAAGTGTATGGGACTCACTCAG TTTGAGTTGACGGGGCACAGCGTATTCGATTTCACTCATCCATGTGACCACGAGGAGCTGAGAGAAATGCTTACACACAGAAATg GTCCTGTGAAAAAGGGCAAAGAGCAAAACACGGAGCGCAGCTTTTTTCTCAGAATGAAGTGTACACTGACTAGCAGGGGAAGAACAGTGAATATAAAGTCTGCTACATGGAAG GTGCTGCACTGCACTGGCCACATCCGTGTGTACGACACGTGTGGGAACCAGACTCACTGCGGATACAAAAAGCCTCCCATGACCTGCTTGGTGTTGATCTGTGAACCTATTCCTCACCCATCAAACATTGAGGTCCCCCTGGACAGTAAAACGTTCCTCAGTCGTCACAGTCTTGACATGAAATTTTCCTATTGTGATGAAAG AATTACAGAGTTGATGGGGTATGAGCCAGAGGAGCTCCTGGGTCGCTCAATCTATGAGTACTATCACGCACTGGATTCTGATCATCTGACCAAAACACACCACGACA TGTTCACAAAAGGGCAGGTGACAACAGGACAGTACAGAATGCTGGCCAAACAAGGTGGCTATGTCTGGGTTGAAACTCAAGCAACTGTTATATACAACACTAAGAATTCTCAGCCACAGTGCATAGTGTGTGTGAACTACGTGTTGAG TGGAATTGTTCAGAAGGActtaattttttcccttggaCAAACTGAGTGCATGCTGAAACCAGTGGAGTCTCCTGACATGAAAATGACCAAAACACTCAGTAAAGATGACCTGGATGATACCAACAGCCTATTTGAAAAACTTAAACAGGAACCAGATGCTTTAACTGTGCTAGCCCCAGCTGCTGGAGACACAATTATCTCTCTAGATTTCAGCAGTAATG agTCTGATGAACAACAATGTGATGAAGTTCCTTTGTATAACGATGTAATGCTCCCCTCATCCAGTGAGAAATTGCAGAATATAAATATGGCAATGTCCCCACTACCTGCCTCTGAAACTACAAAGCCACTTCGTAGCAATGCTGATCCTGCACTCAATAGAGAAGTTGTATCAAAGCTGGAGCCAAACACAGAGCCACTCGAACTTTCTTTTACCATGCCTCAGGTGCAAGAACAACCAACCAGCCCTTCTGATGCAAGTACCAGCCAAAGTTCACCTGAG CCCAGTAGTCCCAACGACTACTGCTTTGATGTGGATAATGATATGGCCAGTGAATTCAAACTGGAATTAGTGGAGAAACTCTTTGCCATAGATACAGAAGCAAAAAATCCATTCTCTACTCAG GAAACCGATTTGGATTTAGAGATGTTGGCTCCTTACATCCCGATGGATGACGACTTCCAGCTGCGCTCCTTCGATCAGCTGTCCCCgctggaaagcagctcctccagctctcaGAGTGCAGCCACCATCACCATATTCCAGCAGGGCCAGACAGCCGCGGGCAGTGCTGAGGAGGCGCAGCCGGCGGAGCGTGCGGACGATGTGAAGACGATAATTGGCCCTTCCTCGCCCGCGCGCGTGGTCCCCGAGTCCAGCAGTGCCCCCGCCTCGCCCTATGGTGGCAGCAGGAGTAGAACTGCCTCTCCCATCAgggcagggaaagcagcagtGGATCAGGTGGAAAAGCCTTCTCCAGGATCACCCAGCTTGCTAACAGTCACTCTGAatgaaag ATCTACTGCACTGGATGAAGAACTAAATCCAAAGATGCTAGCTTTGCATAATGCTCAGAGAAAACGAAAAATGGAACATGATGGTTCACTTTTTCAGGCAGTTGGAATT gGGTCTTTATTCCAGCAGACAGGTGACCGTGGAGGAAATGCATCACTTGCTTGGAAACGTGTAAAGGGATGCAAAACAAATGGTCACAGTGGAGTGGAGCAAAAGACAATCATTCTACTATCAACTG ACATAGCAAGTAAACTTCTAGGGCAGTCGATGGATGAGAGTGGACTCCCCCAACTCACGAGTTACGACTGCGAAGTAAACGCTCCCATACAGGGCAACAGAAACCTGCTACAGGGGGAAGAACTGCTCAGAGCTCTGGATCAAGTTAACTGA